From one Rhodoferax sp. PAMC 29310 genomic stretch:
- the ylqF gene encoding ribosome biogenesis GTPase YlqF, producing MAIQWFPGHMHLTKKAIGDRIKNIDVVIELLDARLPGSSANPMLAELTAGKPALKVLNKQDLADPVRTDQWLAHYNQLPDTKAIGLDASMTAPAKALATACFALAPNRGGMVKPMRVLICGIPNVGKSTLINTLAGKRAAKTGDEAGITKLEQRISMADDFYLYDTPGVLWPRIIVAKSGYNLAASGAIGRNAFNEEEVALELLNYLIAHYPANVEGRFKLEGVAQMTDEVLLEAIGRKRGALQGGKKINLQKAAEIAIYDFRAALMGRITLETPEEFAEWLAAGQKMDAERQVKKDAIELDRKIRFKKVPRPDSRSAS from the coding sequence ATGGCTATTCAATGGTTCCCTGGTCATATGCATTTGACCAAAAAGGCCATCGGCGATCGCATCAAGAATATTGATGTCGTGATCGAACTTCTGGATGCGCGCTTGCCGGGTTCAAGTGCGAACCCGATGCTGGCGGAGTTGACGGCGGGCAAACCCGCGCTCAAGGTGCTGAACAAGCAAGATTTGGCCGACCCGGTGCGCACAGATCAGTGGCTGGCCCACTACAACCAACTGCCCGATACCAAGGCCATTGGCCTGGATGCGAGCATGACGGCGCCTGCCAAAGCGTTGGCAACTGCGTGTTTCGCGCTGGCGCCAAACCGGGGTGGCATGGTCAAACCCATGCGGGTGCTGATTTGCGGGATTCCCAACGTGGGTAAATCCACATTGATCAATACTTTGGCGGGCAAGCGGGCGGCCAAGACAGGCGATGAAGCCGGTATTACCAAGTTGGAGCAGCGGATTTCGATGGCCGACGACTTCTACCTCTATGACACGCCGGGCGTACTTTGGCCGCGCATCATTGTTGCCAAAAGTGGCTACAACCTGGCGGCCAGCGGCGCCATTGGGCGTAATGCCTTCAATGAAGAAGAGGTGGCGCTCGAGCTTTTGAATTACTTGATTGCCCACTACCCGGCCAATGTCGAGGGCCGTTTCAAGCTCGAGGGCGTGGCCCAAATGACCGATGAGGTTTTGCTGGAGGCTATTGGCCGAAAGCGGGGCGCGTTGCAGGGCGGCAAGAAGATAAATCTTCAGAAAGCGGCAGAAATTGCCATCTACGATTTCCGCGCCGCTCTAATGGGACGCATCACGCTGGAAACGCCAGAGGAGTTTGCAGAGTGGTTGGCCGCAGGGCAGAAGATGGATGCTGAGCGTCAGGTGAAGAAAGATGCCATTGAGCTGGACCGAAAAATTCGGTT
- a CDS encoding patatin-like phospholipase family protein: protein MKFQRAFWRPVLVGLCVASLWGCATVPAPTAPAAPAAAPLIVVKKAPRIGLALGGGAARGFAHVGVIQVLEEAGIQPSLVVGTSAGSLVAALYADGKKGAELQQIAETMEEATFADWTLPIFSRGMLRGAALARYVSAQVDGRPIEAMSLPLGIVATDLNSGVGVLFRRGDTATAVRASSAVPALFQPVKISGREYVDGGLVSPVPVRYAQQMGAELVIAVDISSSPEGNPATDTLQILMQTFAIMGKSINDFELKDADVVVRPSLVGVGSSDFSTRRRSILAGRAAMQAMLPRLKAAIEAKSR, encoded by the coding sequence ATGAAATTTCAAAGAGCATTTTGGCGACCCGTATTGGTAGGTCTGTGTGTGGCATCACTTTGGGGCTGCGCAACGGTTCCCGCCCCGACTGCGCCAGCGGCCCCTGCTGCTGCGCCCCTGATCGTCGTTAAAAAAGCGCCTCGAATTGGACTCGCACTGGGCGGCGGTGCCGCGCGTGGGTTTGCCCATGTAGGCGTGATTCAAGTGCTGGAAGAGGCGGGCATTCAACCGTCGCTGGTTGTTGGCACCTCTGCGGGGAGCCTGGTGGCTGCTTTGTATGCGGATGGTAAAAAGGGCGCTGAACTTCAGCAGATCGCAGAAACCATGGAAGAGGCCACCTTTGCGGATTGGACGCTTCCTATTTTCAGCCGGGGCATGTTGCGCGGCGCAGCGCTGGCTCGCTATGTCAGCGCCCAAGTGGATGGGCGACCCATTGAAGCGATGTCTCTGCCATTGGGCATTGTCGCCACCGATTTAAATAGCGGTGTTGGCGTGTTGTTTCGCCGGGGCGACACAGCCACGGCTGTTCGAGCGTCCAGTGCCGTGCCCGCGTTGTTCCAGCCGGTCAAGATTTCAGGGCGTGAATATGTCGATGGCGGACTGGTGTCTCCCGTGCCAGTGAGGTACGCACAACAAATGGGGGCGGAGTTGGTCATCGCCGTGGACATTTCCAGCTCGCCAGAGGGGAATCCCGCGACCGATACCTTGCAGATTTTGATGCAAACCTTTGCCATCATGGGAAAAAGCATCAATGACTTTGAATTGAAGGATGCTGATGTTGTCGTGCGTCCGTCGTTGGTGGGCGTGGGCAGTTCCGACTTTAGTACCCGGCGCCGCTCCATTTTGGCTGGCCGAGCGGCCATGCAGGCTATGCTGCCCCGGCTAAAAGCAGCCATAGAGGCGAAGTCTCGCTAG
- a CDS encoding extracellular solute-binding protein: MIKHIPAACAILFSCVSGFAQEQTLNIYSARHYPTDEALYTNFTNATGVKINRVDADDAGILARLKAEGTSSPADVILLVDASRLWRGEIEGLFQPIKSKVLDAAIPAQYRGKVSSDGGTPWFGFSTRARVVVYNKVKVQKEDVDTYEELGDPKNKGKLCIRSGSHPYNLSLFGSVIEHMGEQNAENWLKGMVDNMARSPKGGDTDQIKGVASGECGIAVTNSYYLARLMRSDKPEDKAVVDRIGVVFPNQSSGGTHVNIAGGAVAKNAKNPANAVKFLEYLASAPAQDHFANGNNEWPVANGVKINNAALQAMTGGSFKSETIPISVVGMNQVKVQQMLDRVGFK; this comes from the coding sequence ATGATCAAACACATTCCTGCGGCATGCGCTATTTTGTTCAGCTGCGTGAGCGGCTTCGCTCAAGAGCAGACTCTGAACATTTACTCGGCCCGTCACTACCCCACAGACGAAGCCCTGTACACCAATTTCACCAATGCCACTGGCGTCAAAATCAACCGCGTCGATGCTGATGACGCAGGTATCTTGGCCCGTTTGAAAGCGGAAGGCACTTCCTCACCCGCTGATGTGATCTTGCTGGTTGACGCGTCCCGCTTGTGGCGCGGCGAGATCGAGGGACTGTTCCAGCCCATCAAATCCAAAGTTCTGGACGCCGCCATTCCCGCCCAATACCGCGGTAAGGTGAGCAGCGATGGCGGCACACCCTGGTTTGGCTTTTCCACCCGCGCTCGTGTCGTGGTTTACAACAAGGTCAAGGTCCAAAAGGAAGATGTGGACACCTACGAAGAGTTGGGCGACCCCAAGAACAAAGGCAAACTTTGCATCCGGTCTGGCTCCCACCCTTACAACCTGTCCTTGTTTGGTTCCGTCATTGAGCACATGGGCGAGCAAAACGCCGAAAACTGGCTCAAAGGCATGGTCGACAACATGGCGCGCAGCCCCAAAGGCGGCGACACGGACCAGATCAAAGGCGTGGCCTCTGGTGAGTGCGGCATTGCAGTCACGAACTCCTACTACCTTGCTCGCTTGATGCGCTCGGACAAGCCAGAAGACAAAGCGGTCGTGGATCGCATTGGCGTGGTTTTCCCCAACCAATCCAGTGGGGGAACCCACGTGAACATTGCGGGTGGAGCCGTCGCCAAAAATGCAAAGAACCCAGCCAATGCAGTGAAGTTCCTTGAGTACTTGGCCAGCGCACCGGCGCAAGACCATTTTGCCAATGGCAACAACGAGTGGCCGGTAGCCAATGGCGTGAAAATTAACAACGCTGCACTGCAAGCCATGACAGGTGGATCTTTCAAGAGCGAAACAATCCCAATCAGCGTGGTTGGGATGAACCAAGTCAAGGTTCAGCAAATGCTTGATCGCGTGGGCTTCAAGTAA
- a CDS encoding DUF1499 domain-containing protein translates to MKLLSIAATLVIALSAGVVIGGQVGILSGKTPENLGVNAGKLHPPSLNPNSVSSQAALYPEHPQREYASISPLTYSGDGTAAMSKLALILKSQKGTKLITSQPDYLYAQSTTAVLKFTDDVEFWLDGQNSVIQVRSASRLGRKDFGVNRARIEAIRAQFSS, encoded by the coding sequence ATGAAACTATTAAGCATTGCCGCGACGCTTGTCATTGCACTAAGCGCCGGTGTTGTGATTGGCGGCCAAGTGGGCATCCTCAGTGGAAAAACCCCTGAAAACCTCGGCGTCAACGCGGGAAAACTCCACCCCCCCTCACTCAATCCCAACAGCGTCAGCAGTCAGGCTGCGCTATATCCAGAGCATCCGCAAAGAGAATACGCATCCATTTCGCCTTTGACCTACTCAGGCGATGGAACTGCTGCAATGAGCAAATTGGCCCTGATACTGAAGAGCCAAAAGGGAACCAAGCTCATCACCTCTCAACCCGATTACCTGTATGCGCAGAGCACCACGGCGGTGCTCAAATTCACAGACGATGTGGAGTTTTGGCTCGACGGCCAGAATTCGGTGATTCAGGTACGCTCTGCGAGCCGATTGGGCCGCAAAGACTTTGGCGTGAACCGAGCCCGGATTGAAGCTATCCGGGCTCAATTCTCCTCTTAG